The Arthrobacter oryzae DNA window TCCTGCCCCCGCAACTCCGTGCAGGGAACGGGAGCCGGGGAGCGGCCGCGGACGGCGCCGGGCGAGGAGGGCATCCAGGGCAAGCCCGGCCACGACGGGCAGCGGCAGCGGAAGGTTTTCGTAGGCCTTCTTCAACCGGCCGGCCAGCGAGGGTGCAGAGCGGTCCGTCACGGTGCCTCCCGTGGCTTGCCGGCGTCAACAACGGAACGGAAGAACGCCGTCGTATCCTCTGCCACCCGGTCCGGGCACTCCCACAGGACCACGTGCGCCACGTCGGGGTAGACCTTCAGGATTGCGCCGGGGATCCGGGCGGCCAGGGTTTCCTGGTCGCCGCGCGGCAGCAGGGTGTCCTCGGCGCCCCAGAGGATCAGCGTGGGGGCTCGGATGGTTCCCGATTCGGTGGGCGGTGTGGCTTCGAGCAGGCCGTTGAGGATGGCTTTCCATGCGCGGGCGGGCATCCTGAGGCCGTCGCGCACACGGTCGTCGATGAACCATGCGGGAACCTCATGAAGCAGGGGAAACCAGGTGAGCGACTTCCGTACCCAGTCCGCGTCGAGCGGGTCGGTCAGGGCGTCCACTTCGTCGGCGAATGCGGGCCGGCCCTGCAGGCTCAGGGGAGAGCCCGCAAGCACCAGCGCCGCGACCCGCTCCGGGGAGGTAACGGCCAGTTGTTGGGCCACGTAGCCGCCGCTGGAGGAGCCGACGACGAACGCCCGGGGAACGTTGAGGGCATCCAGGATCGCCGTGGCGTCCTCGGCCTGCTCCGCCAGGGAGTAGCCGTCCTCCGGTTTGTCCGCCTCGCCCTGCCCTCGGAGGTCGGGGGCATAAACCCTGAAGCCGGTCAGCAGCGGTATGAGGCGGTCGAAGCTTCCGCGGGATTCGGCCCACGCGTGCAGCAGCAGCACCGGCGGTGCGTCGGCGTCGCCCTGAACGAGGCAGGGCACCCTGATGCCGGTGCGGAGCCTGAGATCCCGGACGTCGGATTCCATAGCCTCAGGGTACGCCGGGCACGTCATGGCGCAACGGCGTTAGTGTGCGTCGGGGTCCCCGCGCCGCACGTGCCTGTGGTGGAGTTCGTAGCTGTCGAACACATCGGAGGACGTGGTTCCTGAATGGCCGAATTTGCCGCGCAGGACGTCGGCGAGTCCGTCGAGGGCCGCGTGGAGCATCCGGCCGGCGAACTGGAGTTCAGGGCTTTCGCTGCGCTGGG harbors:
- a CDS encoding alpha/beta fold hydrolase yields the protein MESDVRDLRLRTGIRVPCLVQGDADAPPVLLLHAWAESRGSFDRLIPLLTGFRVYAPDLRGQGEADKPEDGYSLAEQAEDATAILDALNVPRAFVVGSSSGGYVAQQLAVTSPERVAALVLAGSPLSLQGRPAFADEVDALTDPLDADWVRKSLTWFPLLHEVPAWFIDDRVRDGLRMPARAWKAILNGLLEATPPTESGTIRAPTLILWGAEDTLLPRGDQETLAARIPGAILKVYPDVAHVVLWECPDRVAEDTTAFFRSVVDAGKPREAP